DNA from Dietzia lutea:
CGGTCGAGATCCTCGCCCACCGGATCGTGTGGTCGTTCGTCGTCATGGCGATCGTGGTCACGCTGCTGCGCGGCTGGGGGCGGGTGCGCGCCGTGGACCGTACCTCCTGGGCCCGCATCGGGGGTGCGGCCGTCTTCGTCTCGGCCAACTGGGGCGTCTACGTGTACGCGGTCAACTCCGAGCGGGTCACCGAGGCCGCCCTGGGATACACCATCAACCCGCTGGTCAGCGTGCTGCTGGGCGTGATCGTCTTCCGCGAACGCCTCACCCGCCCACAGTGGCTCGCGGTGGCCCTCGCCGTCGTCGCAGTCGGCGTCCTCACCGCCGGATACGGTCACTTCCCGTACCTGTCGGTGATCCTCGCGGTGAGTTTCGGCCTGTACGGCGTGTTCAAGAAAAAGCTGCGCGTGGACCCGGTGACCGGGATGCTCGGCGAGGTGGCGGTCACGACGCCCGTCGCGGTGGCGTTCCTCGTCTGGCCGGGGGTCACCGACGCGGGCACCTTCACCGGGCACGGTGCGGGGCACTCCGCGCTGCTGGCCGCCTCCGGCCTGGTCACCGTGGTGCCGCTGCTGCTGTTCGCCGTCGCCGCGCAGCGCATCCCCCTGGCCACCGTGGGCATGCTGCAGTACATCGTCCCGGTGCTGCAGATGGCGTGGGGACTGCTCGTCGTGGGCGAGCGACTCGACGCCGTCCAGTGGGTGGGCTTCGCGCTCATCTGGACCGCCGTCATCGCGTTCACGCTGGCCGGTCGCACGCCGCGCGCGGCCCGTCCTGGGGGTTCGAGGACTGTCGGTGATCCGACCTAGACTGTGGCGGACGAGTCCGTAGGAGGAGTGCTTTCGTGGGCGATCAGTTCGTGCATCTGCACAATCACACCGAGTTCTCGATGCTCGACGGGATGGCGCAGATCGAGCCGCTGTTCGCGGAGGCGTCGCGTCTCGGCATGCCGGCCGTCGGGATGACCGACCACGGCAACATGTACGG
Protein-coding regions in this window:
- the rarD gene encoding EamA family transporter RarD; the encoded protein is MNGEAAGEKDRTVVVGMAAGVAAYTLWGFFPAFFPLLEPAGAVEILAHRIVWSFVVMAIVVTLLRGWGRVRAVDRTSWARIGGAAVFVSANWGVYVYAVNSERVTEAALGYTINPLVSVLLGVIVFRERLTRPQWLAVALAVVAVGVLTAGYGHFPYLSVILAVSFGLYGVFKKKLRVDPVTGMLGEVAVTTPVAVAFLVWPGVTDAGTFTGHGAGHSALLAASGLVTVVPLLLFAVAAQRIPLATVGMLQYIVPVLQMAWGLLVVGERLDAVQWVGFALIWTAVIAFTLAGRTPRAARPGGSRTVGDPT